In Bacillus sp. SB49, a single window of DNA contains:
- the dndB gene encoding DNA sulfur modification protein DndB, with translation MDFGFSYNFPAIKGVQAGQEYYIAMCPLRVIPKIFLFDEEEIPPDYRAQRIINKNRIPEMTNYIVNNKDDYVFSSLTASIDGDVEFHSISSQPSLNDIGMLTISLDSRFLINDGQHRRAAIEEALKINPELGSETISVVFLIDSGLKKSQQIFSDLNRHAVNTTSSLGILYDHRDQLANATRKVIENNTFLKRYTDRERVSLSKNSPKIIALNHIFNTNLKLLGVSKGQNINKEDEEFLIDFWNTLTDSISEWKQVLNRELTPKELRINFIVGHGVFVEALGYIGKELRETHPQHWKKIIKSLDKIDWSRTNTIHWQGRAINHNGRVQKTTNTVRLTAIQIKKQLGLSLNKQEELIEDQFMKGTS, from the coding sequence ATGGATTTTGGTTTTAGTTACAACTTCCCTGCTATAAAAGGGGTGCAAGCTGGACAAGAGTATTATATTGCCATGTGCCCGTTGAGAGTGATACCAAAGATTTTCTTGTTTGATGAGGAAGAAATACCACCAGATTACCGTGCACAAAGGATTATTAATAAAAACCGCATTCCCGAAATGACCAACTATATTGTTAATAATAAGGATGATTATGTATTTTCTTCACTTACTGCGTCGATTGATGGAGATGTGGAGTTCCACTCTATTTCAAGTCAACCCTCTCTCAATGATATAGGCATGCTCACCATTTCATTAGACTCTCGATTCTTAATTAATGATGGGCAGCATAGAAGAGCAGCAATCGAAGAAGCTTTAAAGATAAATCCGGAACTTGGTAGTGAAACGATCTCTGTAGTATTCCTAATAGATTCTGGCTTGAAAAAATCGCAGCAGATATTTTCAGATCTAAATCGTCATGCGGTGAATACTACTTCTTCTTTAGGAATTTTGTATGATCATCGCGACCAATTGGCGAACGCTACAAGAAAAGTAATAGAAAATAATACATTTCTAAAGAGATATACTGATCGAGAAAGAGTTTCCCTATCAAAAAACTCACCAAAAATAATTGCACTGAATCATATTTTCAATACTAATTTAAAACTTCTCGGAGTGTCTAAAGGGCAAAACATTAACAAAGAAGATGAGGAATTCTTGATTGATTTTTGGAATACATTAACCGACTCTATTTCAGAGTGGAAGCAAGTTCTAAACAGGGAGTTAACACCTAAAGAATTGCGGATAAATTTCATAGTTGGGCACGGTGTATTCGTTGAGGCTCTAGGATATATAGGAAAAGAATTACGTGAGACACATCCACAACATTGGAAAAAGATTATAAAATCTTTGGATAAGATTGATTGGTCAAGAACCAACACAATCCACTGGCAAGGAAGAGCTATTAATCACAATGGACGGGTCCAAAAGACAACGAACACCGTCCGATTAACCGCTATACAAATTAAAAAACAATTGGGTCTTTCATTAAACAAACAGGAAGAATTAATAGAAGACCAATTTATGAAAGGAACATCATAA
- the dndC gene encoding DNA phosphorothioation system sulfurtransferase DndC, with protein MKGIISQAFDEKTSITDAAKEEVKQTYLGDDRPWVIGYSGGKDSTVVVQLVFEALCELPKDQLTKKIHVISSDTLVETPLIIQSINTTLRRIEEKALELKLPIETHKVKPMVDQSFWVNIIGKGYPSPNQQFRWCTDRLKIDPANQFIKDKVDSFGEVIMVLGVRESESATRANVIKSHSVEGKTLMRHSTLSNAYVYAPIRKFDIDDVWNYLLTFDSPWGDDNYELHRLYKESGSGECPLVVDKTVKESAGSCGNSRFGCWVCTVVNEDKALSGFIDSGHDWMKPLLDFRNWLASIRDDRTRRMKYRMDGQVYFRPMQIKEIDDVSYVLIPKKGSRRKDLINLEEFEIIEKSELKQYLNSHNIDLSSSDDPMVLIKDEKGNLCRLGLGPFTLEARKEILQKLLEVQHNLTHPFDEEYDLIKEEELKEIRKIWFSHGDFVDSLPTIYEEVFNENLNWEKDERLFFDQDELHHLEMLCQEQDIDFKLVKKLLLIEKDYTGFKVRRGLMDQLSSALQQDYLHL; from the coding sequence ATGAAAGGCATAATTTCACAAGCATTTGACGAAAAGACATCCATAACAGACGCGGCTAAAGAGGAGGTAAAACAAACATACTTAGGAGATGATCGTCCCTGGGTTATTGGATATAGTGGAGGAAAAGACTCCACTGTTGTAGTTCAATTAGTCTTTGAAGCCCTTTGTGAGCTTCCAAAGGATCAACTAACGAAAAAAATTCATGTCATATCATCAGATACTTTAGTAGAAACTCCTTTAATCATTCAATCTATCAACACCACACTTCGTCGTATTGAAGAAAAAGCTTTGGAGTTAAAACTTCCTATTGAAACACATAAAGTTAAACCGATGGTTGATCAGTCATTTTGGGTAAATATAATCGGTAAAGGTTACCCATCTCCGAACCAACAATTTAGATGGTGTACCGATCGCCTGAAGATTGATCCTGCCAACCAATTTATAAAAGATAAAGTAGATTCTTTTGGGGAAGTTATTATGGTATTAGGTGTTCGTGAGTCTGAAAGTGCAACTCGTGCCAACGTTATAAAGTCTCACTCTGTCGAGGGTAAAACACTTATGCGACACTCGACCTTATCTAATGCCTACGTATATGCTCCAATTCGAAAGTTTGATATTGATGATGTATGGAATTATCTCCTTACATTTGATTCTCCATGGGGAGATGATAATTATGAGCTTCATCGTTTATATAAAGAATCTGGAAGTGGCGAGTGTCCTTTAGTAGTAGATAAAACTGTTAAAGAATCCGCAGGGTCTTGTGGTAACTCAAGGTTCGGATGTTGGGTTTGTACAGTAGTAAATGAAGACAAAGCTCTAAGTGGGTTTATAGATAGTGGTCACGATTGGATGAAACCTTTACTAGACTTCCGGAACTGGCTTGCTTCAATTAGAGATGACAGGACAAGAAGAATGAAATATCGAATGGATGGACAGGTATACTTTAGGCCAATGCAGATTAAAGAGATTGACGATGTCTCCTATGTTCTAATACCTAAAAAAGGTAGCCGTCGCAAAGATCTAATTAATTTAGAAGAATTCGAAATTATTGAGAAATCTGAGCTAAAACAATATTTAAACAGCCATAATATTGACCTGTCTTCTTCTGATGATCCAATGGTGTTAATTAAAGATGAGAAAGGCAACTTATGCCGCCTTGGGCTTGGTCCTTTCACACTCGAGGCTAGAAAGGAAATCCTTCAAAAACTATTAGAAGTGCAACACAATCTTACACACCCTTTTGATGAAGAATATGACTTGATTAAGGAAGAAGAGCTAAAAGAAATTAGAAAGATCTGGTTCAGTCACGGGGATTTCGTTGACAGCTTGCCTACTATTTATGAAGAGGTTTTCAATGAAAATCTTAATTGGGAAAAAGATGAACGTTTATTCTTCGATCAAGATGAACTTCACCATCTTGAAATGTTATGTCAAGAACAGGATATAGATTTTAAGCTTGTAAAAAAACTGTTATTGATTGAAAAAGATTATACAGGTTTTAAAGTACGCCGGGGATTAATGGATCAATTATCCTCAGCACTACAACAAGACTACTTACACTTATAA